The Streptomyces sp. HUAS MG91 sequence CGCAGATCTTCTTCGGTGGTTCGTCGGCCGCCGCCGGGCCGGTCGCCGCGCGGCACACGGACGTCTATCTGACGTGGGGCGAGCCGCCGCAGCAGGTGAAGGAGAAGATCGACTGGATCCGGTCGCTCGCCGAGCGGGAGGGGCGGACCGTGCGGTTCGGGATCCGGCTGCACACGATCACGCGTGACTCGGCGCGGGACGCCTGGACCACCGCCGACCGGCTGCTCGACGACCTCTCTCCCGAGACGGTCGCGGCGGCGCAGGCCGCGCTCGGGCGCAGCGAGTCGGTGGGACAGCAGCGGATGCTCGCGCTGCACGGCGGCAAGCGGGAGGGCCTGGAGATCTCGCCCAACCTTTGGGCCGGGGTCGGTCTCGTGCGCGGTGGCGCGGGGACGGCGCTCGTGGGCAGCCACGCCGAGGTCGCCGACCGGATCGAGGAGTACCACGCGCTCGGCATCGAGCACTTCGTGCTGTCCGGCTATCCGCATCTGGAGGAGGCGTACTGGTTCGGGGAGGGCGTGATCCCCGAACTGGTGACGCGCGGGCTCGTGGCACCGGTGACGGCCGGGAGCGGTGCGCCGCTTCTGGTGGCCGGCGGGCGCTGAGCCCGGGCCGCACGACGGTACGGGGGCCGGGAAGATCCCGGGCCCCGGCCGAGTTGGTAGAAACGTGAACGAGATCGGGGTACGAGAGGCTGCCGGCTCCACCGACGGTGCGCGGCAGGTCGACGTCGTGGTCATCGGCGCAGGGCAGGCCGGCCTGTCCGCCGCCTTCCATCTGCGGCGGGTGGGCTTCGAGCCGGAGCGTGACTTCGTGGTCCTCGACCATGCGCCCCGGCCCGGCGGGGCCTGGCAGTTCCGCTGGCCCTCGCTCACGTACGGCAAGGTCCACGGGATGCACTCGCTCCCGGGCATGGAGCTGACCGGCGCCGATCCCGCGCGGCCGTCGTCGGAGGTCATCGCCGAGTACTTCGACACGTACGAGGAGACCTTCGGGCTGCGGGTGCGGCGCCCCGTCGATGTGCGGCGGGTGCGCGAGGGGGACGGCGGGCGGCTGCTCGTCGAGACCTCGGCCCGGGTGTGGTCGACACGCGCTCTGATCAACGCGACGGGGACCTGGGACCGGCCGTTCTGGCCGCGCTATCCGGGCCAGGAGACGTTCCTCGGACGGCAGGTGCACACCGCGGGGTACCCGGGGCCCGAGGCGTTCGCGGGGCAGCGGGTGGTCGTGGTCGGCGGGGGCGCCTCCGGGACCCAGCATCTGATGGAGATCGCCCCGTTCGCCGCGTCGACGACCTGGGTGACGCGGCGGGAGCCCGTCTTCCGCGAGGGCCCGTTCGACGAGGAGCGGGGCCGCGCCGCGGTCGCCCTCGTCGAGGAGCGGGTGCGGCAGGGGCTCACGCCGCTGAGCGTGGTGTCGGTGACCGGGCTGCCGGTGAACGACGCGATCCGCGAGGCCCGGGCGAACGGGGTTCTGGACCGGCTGCCGATGTTCGACCGGATCACGCCGACGGGTGTGGCCTGGGACGACGGCCGTAAGGTCGCGGCGGATGTGATCCTGTGGGCCACCGGATTCCGTGCGGCGATCGACCATCTGGCTCCGCTGAAACTGCGCGAGCCCGGCGGTGGCATCCGGATGACGGGGACCCGTGCGGCGCTCGATCCGCGGGTGCATCTCGTGGGGTACGGGCCGTCGGCGAGCACGATCGGCGCGAACCGCGCGGGGCGCGCCGCGGTGCGGGAGATCCAGCGGCTGCTCGACCGGGAGAACCGGGAGAGCGGGGAGAACCAGGCCGACTGGGCTGGACAGGTGGGCCGAGAAGGACCGAAGAACCGGGAAGCGCAGGCGGACCGGGAAGCGGCGGAGGTCGCCTGAGCCGTCCTGAGGACGCGGCGAGTCCGGCCGCGCCCGCCGTACCGGCGTGAACCCGGCGCCTCAGCCGTCCTTCTTCTCCGCCTTCTCCGCCGCCCTGTTCCTGTTGAACTCCGCGACGTTCTTCTGCTGCTCCGCGAAGTCCGCGGTGAAGCGGGTGTCCCCCGGCTTGACCGTGACGAAGTACAGCCAGTCGCCCTGGGGCGGGGCGGCGGCCGCCTTCAGCGCCTGCTCGCCGGGGTTGCCGATCGGTGACGGCGGCAGGCCCATGCGCGCGTACGTGTTGTACGGGCTGTCGCTCTTGGTGTCCTTCTCGGTGGTCGCCAGCGTGGAGCGGCCGAGCCCGTAGTTGAGCGTGGAGTCCATCTGCAGCGGCATGCCGTGGTTCAGCCGGTTGTAGATGACGCGGGCCACCTTGCCCATGTCCTCCTTGTTGTCGGCTTCGGCCTCGACGATGCTCGCGATGGTGACGGTCTGGTACTGGCTCGCCGTGTCCGGCTGGGCGCCCGCTGTGGAGTTCGGCCCGTGGAACTTCTTGTTGGCCGTATTGACCATGTACGTGAGCAGGGACTGCGGTGTCGACTTGTCGCTCAGGGGATACGTCGCCGGGAAGAGGTAGCCCTCGGGGTTGCCCGCCGCGTCGCTCGGCAGCTTGAGGCCCGCCTTGGGCGCGGCCTTCCTGGTGGTGCCGGCCGGCACACCGAGCGCCTTGTCCACGGCGTCGTAGACCTGCCCCGACCGCCAGCCCTCGGGAATGGTCAGCGCCTGGGGGCTGTCCTGGCCGTCGCCCGACACGGCCAGCGGTACCACCACGGCGGTGGCCGCCGCGACGGCCCCGGTCGCCAGCAGGACGATGCGCCCTCTGCGCGTGAGTCGAATCGTGCTCCGTCGCGGAGTCTCGTTCAGCATGCGGAAAAGGTAACCCGCACATCAGGGCAAATACGACATATCTTTACTCCGGTCCGACATATCTTCAGTCCGGAACCCGGCACCGCCCCCGGGTGGGCCGGCGCTCCCGACGGGGCTCCGGCTTCATGCCGCCGTCTTCTCCAGCTGGGCGTCGCGCCGCACCAGAGCCGCGTACCGGCCGTCGCGGCCCAGCAGCTCGTCGTGGGTGCCGCGCTCGGCTATGCGGCCGGAGTCCAGGACCACGATCTGGTCGGCACCCCGGACCGTGGACAGCCGGTGCGCGATGGTGAGCGTGGTGCGGTCGGCCGAGAGAGCGTCGATGGCTTCCTGCACGGCGTGCTCGGTACGGGTGTCGAGGGCGCTGGTCGCCTCGTCCAGGATGAGGATCGGCGGATCGCGCAGGATGGTCCGGGCGATCGCCAGCCGCTGCTTCTCGCCTCCCGAGAAGCGGTGCCCGCGCTCGCCGACCACGGTGTCGTAGCCGTCGGGCAGCGAGGCTATGTGGTCGTGGATCTGCGCGGCCCGCGCGGCGGCGTGCAGCTCCGCGTCGGTGGCGTCGGGCTTGGCGAACCGCAGGTTCTCCGCGACGGAGGCGTGGAACAGATAGGTCTCCTGGGAGACGACGCCGATGGACCGCGCGAGGGTGTCGAAGTCCAGGTCGCGCACATCGACGCCGTCGACCGTGACCCGGCCGCCGGTGACGTCGTACAGGCGGGGCACCAGATAGCTGAGCGTGGACTTGCCGGAGCCGGTGGGCCCGACGACGGCGAGGCTGCCGCCCGCGGGAACGGTGAGGTCGATGCCGTCGAGGACCGGGGCGTGCCGGTCGTCCGCGACGTCGTAGCGGAACTCGACGTCCTCGAACCTGACCTCTCCCTTGACGGTGTCGAGGTGGACCGCGTCCGGGCGCTCGGTGATGTCGACGGGCAGGTCGAGGTATTCGAAGATGCGCTGGAACAGGGCGAGCGAGGTCTGGATCTGGACGCCGGTCTGCAGCAGGCTCACGGTCGGCCGGAACAGGCCCTGCTGGAGCGAGACGAACGCGACGAGCGTGCCGATGGAGACGGTGGGCCCGCCGAGCTGGAGGGCTATGCCTGCTGTCCAGTAGATGACCGCGGGCATGGCGGCCATGACGATGGAGATGATGGCCATGCGCCAGCGGCCCGCCATGTTCGACCGGACTTCGAGGTCGACCAGGCCGTCCGACTCGTCGGCGAAGGACCGGGTGAGGGAGTCGGCCCGGCCCATGGTGCGGCCGAGCAGGATGCCGCTGACGGACAGCGACTCGGTGACCGTGGCGGCCATCGCCGCCATCTGCTTCTGGCGCTGGGTGGCGATCTTCTTGCGCTCGCGACCGACCCTGCGACTGATCCACACGAAGACCGGCAGCAGGAGCAGGGACACGATCGTAAGACGCCAGTCGAGGGCGACCATCGCGATGATCGTGGCGACGACACTCGTCAGGTTCGAGACCAGGGAGGTCGCCGTGGAGGTCACGGTCGCCTGCATGCCGCCGATGTCATTGGCGATGCGGGACTGGACCTCGCCGGTGCGGGTCCGGGTGAAGAAGGCGAGGGACATGCTCTGCAGCCGGCCGTAGACGGCCGTGCGCAGGTCGTGCATGACGCGCTGGCCGACGGTGGTGCTGATGAGCGTCTGCAGCACGCCGAACGCGCTGGTGACGACGGCACTGACGATCATGCCGAGGGCCAGCAGGCTGAGCAGCCCGGTGCGGCCCTGCGGGATGGCGACGTCGAGGATCTCCCTGAGCAGGAACGGCGTCGCGACCGTGACCAGGGACGCGGCGCCGACCAGAAGCCCGACGAGGGCGAGGCGGCCGCGGTAGGGGCGGAAAAGGGACAGGATGCGTCGGATCTGCCGCGGCTGCCCCGAGCTCGTGGCATCGGGGGGCGGCGTCCAGGTGATGTCGTCGCGGGGCATGGGCCTCCTAGATTCCGAGATGTCGAGCGACTTGAGGAGCATAGCTCATTGTTACCTATACTCACAATGCACAAAGTCCTGGTAATGTTCCCGGCATGAACACCCCGGACGCCGACGGGTTCCTGGCCGAACAGCTGCTGCGGCTGACCCGCCGCCTGCACCGCATCCAGAAGCGCCAGCTGGAGCCGGTCGGGATCACTCCCGCCCAGTCCCGGCTGCTGCGCGCCCTCGTCCATTACGACACACCGCCCCGGATGGCCGATCTGGCCGAGCGTCTCGAGGTGGTGCCGCGCGCCGTGACCACCGTGGTGGACGGTCTGGAGGCGGGTGAGCTGGTCCGCCGGGTGCCGGACCCCACCAATCGCCGGGTCATCCGGATCGAGCTCACGGAGCGGGGCCGGACCGCCCTGCGGGAGCTGCGCAGCGCGCGCCGCGCGGCGGCAGAGGAGATCCTGGCCCCATTGGACACGGAGCAGCGCGCCCAGCTGACGGTGTTGCTGAACGCCCTGTTCGAAGCCCCGCGGGAGCGGGACTGCTGACACCGCGGACCGCCGACCGTCCGCCGACCGAGGAGAGGCCATGCCGCTGCTGGAGCCGAAGCCGGAAGCCCTGCGTCCGGGGTCCCGACCGTCCGACCCGGCGCCCGACCGGGTCGAGGAGCGGCAGGCCGGCGGCACCCCCGAGCCGCTGCGCACGGACCTGACCGAGCTGCTCGGCGCGGACAAGGTGCTGACGAAGATCTCCGACCTGGTGCGCTACGCCTCGGACGCGAGCCCGTACCGCTTCGTACCGCAGGTCGTGGTGCTCGCCCAGGACATCGACGACATCTCGGCGGTGCTGTCGTACGCGCACGGCAAGGGCCGCGAGGTCGTCTTCCGCGCGGCGGGCACGTCGCTGAACGGGCAGGCGCAGGGCGAGGACATCCTCGTCGACGTGCGGCGGTTCTGGTCGGGCATCGAGGTGCTCGGCGACGGTGAGCGGGCGCGCATCGGTCCCGGCACCACGATCGTGCGCGCCAATGCGACCCTCGCGCGGCACGGGCGGGTCCTGGGCCCCGACCCGGCGAGCGCGATCGCCTGCACCGTCGGCGGCGTGGTCGCGAACAACGCCTCGGGCATGACGGCGGGCACGACCCGGAACTCGTACCGGACGCTCGCCTCGCTCACCTTCGTCCTGCCGTCGGGCACGGTCGTCGACACCGCGGGCCCGGAGGCGGACGCGGACCTCGCACGGGCCGAGCCGGCGCTCTGCGAGGGGCTGCTGGCGATCAAGCGGGAGATCGAGGCGGACACCGAGCTGACCCGGCGGATCCGCGCCAAGTACGAGATCAAGAACACGAACGGGTATCGGCTCGACGCGTTCCTGGACGGTTCGACGCCGGTCGAGATCCTGCGCGGTCTGATGGTGGGGTCGGAGGGCACCTTCGGCTTCATCTCCGAAGTCGTCTTCGACACGCTGCCGCTGGACCGCAGGGTGTCGACGGCGCTGCTGTTCTTCCCCTCGCTCCCGGCGGCGGCCGCGGCGGTGCCGGTCTTCAACGAGGCGGGGGCGCTGGCCGTCGAGCTGATGGATGGCAACACGCTGCGCGCCTCGGTGAGCGTGCAGGGCGTGCCGCAGGACTGGGCCCAGCTGCCGAAGGAGACGACGGCGCTGCTCGTGGAGTTCCGCGCGCCGGACGAGGAGCGGCAGGCGGCGTACGAGGAGAAGGCCGCGCAGGTGCTCGACGGGCTCGACCTCGTCGCGCCCGTCGCCTCGGTGACCAATGAGTTCACGCGGGACGCGAAGACGATCTCGGGCTTCTGGAAGGCGCGCAAGGCGTTCGTGACGGCGGTCGGCGGCTCACGCCCCTCGGGGACGACGCTGATCACGGAGGACTTCGCCGTGCCGCCCGCGCGCCTGGCAGAAGCCTGTGAGGCGCTGCTCGAACTCCAGACGCGGCACGGCTTCGACGCCGCCGTGGCGGGCCATGCCGCGCACGGCAATCTGCATTTCCTGCTGGCGTTCGACGCGGGAAAGCCCGCGGACGTGGACCGGTACGCGGCCTTCATGGACGACTTCTGCACGCTCACGGTGGAGCGGTTCGACGGCTCGCTGAAGGCGGAGCACGCCACGGGCCGCAACATCGCGCCCTTCCTGGAGCTCGAATGGGGCCCCAGGGCGACGGAGTTGATGTGGCGCACCAAGCAGGTCATCGACCCGGACGGGGTGCTGGCCCCGCGCATCGTCCTCGACCGCGATCCGAGGGCGCATCTGCGCGGCCTGAAGACGATCCCGAAGGTGGAGCTGATCGCGGACCCGTGCATCGAGTGCGGCTTCTGCGAATCCACCTGCCCGAGCGAGGACCTGACCACGACGCCGCGGCAGCGGATCGTGCTGCGCCGCGAGATGATGCGTCAGCCGTCGGGGTCACCGGTCGAGGACGAGCTGATCGAGGCCTACGGCTACGACGCGGTGGACACCTGCGCCGGGGACTCCACCTGCAAGCTGTCCTGCCCCGTCGGCATCGACACGGGCGCCTTCATGAAGGGCTTCCGGCACGCGCGGCACTCGCCGCGCGAGGAGAAGGTGGCCGCCCTCACCGCGAAGAACTTCAAGGCCGTCGAGGCGTCGGCCCGGCTCGCCGTGGCGGCCGCCGACAAGATCGGTGACCGGCTGCTGACCGGCGTCACCACCGCCGCCCGCAAGGCGATCCGCCCCGATCTCGTCCCCGAGTGGCTGCCGGAGATCCCCGCCGCGGCGGCCCGCAGGATGCCACGCACCGCACGCGTGAGCGCCACGGCCGTCTACTACCCGGCGTGTGTGAACCGCATCTTCGGTACGCCCGGCGACGTCTCCCTCCCCGAGGCCGTCGTCGCGGTCTCCGCCCGCGCGGGCAGGCCGGTCTGGATCCCCGACGACGTGGCCGGGACGTGCTGCGCCACGATCTGGCACTCCAAGGGCTACGACGAGGGCAACACGATCATGGCGAACCGGATCGTCGAAGCAGCCTGGGGCTGGACCGCCGGCGGCCGTCTCCCGCTGGTCGTGGACGCGTCCTCGTGCACGCTCGGCATCGCGCACGAGGTGGTGCCGTACCTGACGGACCACAATCGGGAGCTGCACGCCGAGCTGAAGATCGTCGACTCCCTGGTGTGGGCGGCGGACGAGCTGTTGCCGCGCCTCACGATCGAGCGGACGGTCGGCTCGGCCGTGCTGCACCCGACCTGCTCGATGGAACACCTCGGCGACGTGGACCAGTTGAGGGCGGTCGCCGAGGCCTGTGCCGACGAGGTCGTGATGCCGGACGACGCGGGCTGCTGCGCCTTCGCGGGCGACCGCGGCATGCTGCACAAGGAGTTGACCGAGTCGGCGACGGCGAAGGAGGCCGCTGAGGTCACTTCCCGCTCCTACGACGCGCATCTGTCGGCGAACCGGATGTGCGAGGTCGGCATGGATCACGCCACCGGTCGCACCTACTACTCGGTTCTCGTGGAGCTGGAGCGTGCGACGCGGCCCGCGCGCGTCAGTCGATCCGTTCACGGGAGTCCAAAGGCTCAGTAAAGGAAGTCCAACTCCCCGACCACTCAGGGCTCTTGCGCCCCGCTCTCACCGCCTCCAGGGTGGCTTGCGTTTGCCACGCACCGCACCCACCACCCTGGAGGTCCGATGCACGACGACAGCCTTCCCCTCGACACCCCCGAGCCCGAAGGCCGTTCACGCCGCGATGTGCTGCGCTCGGCGGGTGTCGCGGGGGCGGGGATAGGCCTCGGCCTCGGCGCACTGGAGTCGGGACCGGCGTACGCCGCGTCGCCCGCGGACGCGCACACGGCGGCGAGCACGGCGCCCGCCCGGCAGGGCGCGACGATGATCGGCGTCCCGTTCGAGCGGCGCTCCACGGTCCGCGTCGGGATCATCGGCCTCGGCAACCGCGGCGGCAGCATGATCGACCTCTTCCTGGCGCTGCCGGGCGTGCGGGTCGTCGCGCTGTGCGACCCGGTGAAGGACAAGACGGAGCGGGCCGCCGCCAAGGTGACGGCCGCGGGTCAGCCGGCCCCGGCGACGTACACCAAGGGCGATCACGACTACGAGAACCTGTGCAAGCGCGGCGACGTGGACTTCGTGTACGCGGCGACGCCCTGGGACCGGCACTTCGAGATGGCGAAGACGGCGATGCTGAACGGCAAGCACGTCGGCGTCGAATGCCCCATCGCGCTCCAGCTCGATCAGCTGTGGGAGCTGGTGAACCTCTCCGAGCGCACCCGTCGGCACTGTATGCAGCTGGAGAACTGCTGCTACGGCCGCAACGAGATGCGGGTGCTGCGGATGGCGCACGCGGGCAAGTTCGGTCAGCTCCTGCACGGCGCGGGGGCGTACAACCACGATCTGCGCGGCCTGATGTTCGACCCGGACTACTACGAGGGCCCGTGGCGACGGCTGTGGCACACCCGGCTGCGCGGTGATCTCTACCCCAACCACGGCTTCGGTCCGGTCGCCAACTACATGGACGTCAACCGCGGTGACCGGGTCACGCACATCTCCAGCTTCGGCACGCCGTCCCTCGGCCTCGCCGAGTACCGGGCCGCCCATATGCCCGCCGGCGACCCGAGCTGGAAGGAGTCCTACATCGAGTCGGACCGCACCATCAGCCTCGTGCAGACGGCGAAAGGCCGGGTGATCCGGCTGGAACACGATGTCAGCACCCCGCACCCGTACTCGCGAATCAATCAACTGGGCGGCACGAAGGGTGTGTTCGAGGACTATCCGGAGCGCATCTACATCGAGCCGGATCACAAGGACGACGCCTGGGGCGACTTCTCGAAGTACGCCGACTGGGACCACTGGCTGTGGAAGGAGCACGCCGATCCGCCCGGCGGCCACGGCGGCATGGACTACATCATGGTCTACCGCCTGATGCAGACGATGCGGCTCGGTCTCGTACCGGACTTCGACGTGTACGACGCCGCGACGTGGACCTCGCCGGTGCCGTTGAGCCATCTCTCCATCAAGGCGAAGGGCGCGCCGCAGCCGATCCCGGACTTCACGCGCGGCGGGTGGCGCACGAAGCGCGGAGGCGTCGATTCGCAGAGGCCGACCGAAGAGTAGTCGGCTCTCGTCGCCATGCTGCTGACCCTGTCGGCCCTGGTCAACGCCGTGCTCGTGCCTCCGGTGCTGCCGTACGCCCGTCTCGCCGTCAACTACGGCGAGGCGGGCGCCCCACCGGTACGGTCTCGCGCGCGCTGTCGCACCGGGGCCCGCGTCGACAACGGCCACGACATCGACAAGCGCGGGTCTGGTGTCAGGCCGCCCCGAGTTCGGCCTTGTCTCCCATGACCACGACCGGGTGCTGTGCGGGGTCGAGCGTCTTGAGCAGGTATTCCATGTTCGCCTTCGACTGGCTCACGCAGGCCGAGGTGCCGCTGCCGTGGTCCATGTGCAGCCAGATGCTGCCGCCCTTGGTCTGGCCCTGCGGACGTGTCGGGTCGTTCGGCGCGGTGCCCTTCACCCGGTTGTAGTCGATCGCGATGACGTAGTCGAAGTCGTGCCAGTGCGACTTCGCCCAGTAGTGCGGCGCCTGGATCGACGCGGTCTGCGTGTAGGGCAGCTTCGCCCCCGGGTCGGCCAGGACGCCACCGGCGTCGCTGAGCGTGAACACGCCGACGGGACTGCGCTTGTCGTCCTCCCGGTGGCTCGTCGTCCAGCCCTTCTTGCCGTTGTGCCCGGACCAGCCGCGGGCCTTCTTCCAGGTGTCGCCCGACTTGGTGTAGAGGACGATCGTCGAGTCCGCGGAGTTCTTCCCGTCCCCGTAGACCGCGACGACCTGCCGTGAGTTCGCGGGAATCTGCTTCTGGTAGCGGGCGCCGACGTCCGGGATCGTCTTCGAGGCGGCCGGCCGTGCCGCGTCGGTGTGCGCGTCGTCGTCCGAGCCGTGCCCTCCTGACGTGGCACTTCCGCCGTCCGCGCCGCACGCCGCCACCGTCGTCAGCAACACCCCGCAGGCCGCCGCCGCGACACCCGCCCGAACCGCACCCGCAATACGCATGCGTTCCATGCTCGCACCCCGGCGGGCGAACCCCCGCGCCGGGCCCGGCCGCCACGGCCGTACCCGGCCGAATCTTTGCCGCCCGACAAAAAACCGTTTGCCTCCGGTCACTGAGGGGCGCGAACCTTTCACGGTTTGTTCCGTCGTCTTCCGCTCTTCCCACCCGCTTCCCGCCTCCACCCCTCCTGATCTCCGCTTCTCCCCCTCCACCACCCCGCGGCCCCTTCCGTCTCTCCCGCCTCCGCCATTCCCCCTCATCTTCTTATCGACTTGTCGATACCTGGGACGTCATGCAGATCTCCGACCTTCCGTACTCCGATCCGGGCGTGCCCGACGCGCGCTCCGGCCCCCGGTTCCTGCTCTGGCTCGGCCGGAACCAGATCGGCGGCCAGCTCAAGTCCCTCGCCTGGGGACTGCTCCACTTCAGCTCGGTCGCCGGTCTCCCGTACGGCGTGGGCTACGCCGTCCAGGCCGTCGTCGACCGCTCCGGCACCCGGCTCGCCGCCGCGGGCGGGCTGATCGTGCTGCTCGGTGCCGCCATCGCGCTCGGCGACACCATGCTGCACCGCACCGCGGTCACCAACTGGATCACCGCGGCGGCCCGGGTGCAGCAACTGCTCGCCCGCAGGACCGCCGCGCTCGGCGCCGCGCTGACCCGGCGGGTGGCCGCCGGTGAGGTCGTCGCGGTGTCCACCGGCGACGTCGAGAAGATCGGCTGGTTCGTCGAGGCGCTCTCGCGCTTCGCCGCCGCCGCGCTCACCGTCGTCCTGGTCTGCGTCGCTCTCGTCGTGTACCAGCCCGCGCTGGGTGCCGTCGTCGCGATCGGCATGCCGGTTCTCGCCCTCGCCGTCCTGCCGCTGCTGCCCCGCGCCACCCGGCGCGCGGACCATCAGCGGGAGAAGGCGGGCCGCGCCACCGAACTCGCCTCGGACACGGTCGCCGGACTGCGCGTGCTGCGCGGCATCGGCGGCGAGGAACTCTTCCTCGACCGCTACCGCCGCGCCTCGCAGGAGGTCCGCAAGGCCGCCGTGCGCAGTGCTCGTATGTGGTCGCTCATCTCCGCGATCCAGGTCCTCCTTCCCGGACTGCTGCTCATCGTGGTCGTCTGGTACGGCGTCCACCTCGCCCGCGAGGGCCGGATCAGCGTGGGCGAACTGGTCACCGTGTACAGCGCGGTGATGATCCTGAACTACCCGCTGCGGCACTTCGAGGAGATCGCCATGGCGTACTCCTTCTCGCGGCCGTCGGCGCAGCGTGCCGCGCGGGTGCTCTCGCTGCAACGCGTCACCGAGCCCGCGGGCGGACTCCTCGACACGACCGCGCCGTCCGGTGATCTGTACGACCCGGCCACCGGCGTGCTCGCCCCGGCCGGGCTCCTCACCGCCGTCGTGTGCGGTGACCCGGACCTGGCGGGGCGGCTCGCCGACCGGCTCGGCGGGCATCCGGCATCGACGGAGACGGGCGATGCCCCGAACCCCGACGACACCGCCGCCGGTGACGATGAGCGCGAGGCCGAGAAGGCAGGGCTGCCCTCCGTACTGCTGGGCGGGATCCCGCTGGACGAGCTGCCGCTGGACGTCGCCCGCTCGGTCGTGCTCGTCCAGGACAAGGATCCGGTGCTGCTCTCCGGCACGCTCGCCGAACTCCTCTACGTACCGTCCTCCGGTGCGGTCCGGCCGGAGGACGCGCTGGCCGCGGCGCAGTGCGCGGACGTG is a genomic window containing:
- a CDS encoding Gfo/Idh/MocA family oxidoreductase, whose product is MHDDSLPLDTPEPEGRSRRDVLRSAGVAGAGIGLGLGALESGPAYAASPADAHTAASTAPARQGATMIGVPFERRSTVRVGIIGLGNRGGSMIDLFLALPGVRVVALCDPVKDKTERAAAKVTAAGQPAPATYTKGDHDYENLCKRGDVDFVYAATPWDRHFEMAKTAMLNGKHVGVECPIALQLDQLWELVNLSERTRRHCMQLENCCYGRNEMRVLRMAHAGKFGQLLHGAGAYNHDLRGLMFDPDYYEGPWRRLWHTRLRGDLYPNHGFGPVANYMDVNRGDRVTHISSFGTPSLGLAEYRAAHMPAGDPSWKESYIESDRTISLVQTAKGRVIRLEHDVSTPHPYSRINQLGGTKGVFEDYPERIYIEPDHKDDAWGDFSKYADWDHWLWKEHADPPGGHGGMDYIMVYRLMQTMRLGLVPDFDVYDAATWTSPVPLSHLSIKAKGAPQPIPDFTRGGWRTKRGGVDSQRPTEE
- a CDS encoding ABC transporter ATP-binding protein, which codes for MQISDLPYSDPGVPDARSGPRFLLWLGRNQIGGQLKSLAWGLLHFSSVAGLPYGVGYAVQAVVDRSGTRLAAAGGLIVLLGAAIALGDTMLHRTAVTNWITAAARVQQLLARRTAALGAALTRRVAAGEVVAVSTGDVEKIGWFVEALSRFAAAALTVVLVCVALVVYQPALGAVVAIGMPVLALAVLPLLPRATRRADHQREKAGRATELASDTVAGLRVLRGIGGEELFLDRYRRASQEVRKAAVRSARMWSLISAIQVLLPGLLLIVVVWYGVHLAREGRISVGELVTVYSAVMILNYPLRHFEEIAMAYSFSRPSAQRAARVLSLQRVTEPAGGLLDTTAPSGDLYDPATGVLAPAGLLTAVVCGDPDLAGRLADRLGGHPASTETGDAPNPDDTAAGDDEREAEKAGLPSVLLGGIPLDELPLDVARSVVLVQDKDPVLLSGTLAELLYVPSSGAVRPEDALAAAQCADVLDALAQSSLDEDPMSARITERGRSLSGGQRQRLALARSLVTDPEALVLDEPTSAVDSHTEARIAQGVRALRQGRTTVVLTSSPLLLDRADRVVFVQDGTAVAVGEHRELVRTEPRYRAVVTRETDAEAPAVRTGPRPASETGIEIDIEETA